The Culex quinquefasciatus strain JHB chromosome 2, VPISU_Cqui_1.0_pri_paternal, whole genome shotgun sequence genome contains the following window.
cgattcccgggaaatttggtcgagactcccagGAATTTTGATATTAAAAGTTAATTCAGCCAAGGCcgaacaatttcattttttttataaattcaattctTTTCCTCACAGAGTCCTTCCACAAGCACCCGCTCGAGATCGACCTGACGCAGGCGTGCGTCGGCGAGCTCAACACAATCCTGCGCGGTGACATCAACTGGCCCATCATCTACGGCATCGGGGTGAACGTCAAGACGGGCGAAATCTTCCCGGCCACCTTCCCGGACAAGGGCCCCGACCTGCAGCTGCGCATGGCCCGCCACTTTACCGGCGGCCATCAGGTGAGTTGCATTGTTTGTTTTCCTACGAAAGCTAAATATTTGATAATAATCTAAGCATCGATTCCAGGTGCTGGACGTGTACGACTCCACCGTCGGGATGCTCCGGATCGGACCGTTCAACTACGACCCGCTGCGCGGCGTCGATTTGTGGCTGTCGCAAAGTGACGAGTTTATTCTGCAGCATTTATCGACGAGTCCGGACGTGGAGCCACCCCACTTTGCTATGCAAGTAAGTAGGCGTTGCCAAAGAGCTTTGCGAAGCTCGCAAAGCTTTCGAAGCTTCATACTGCTGTTCGCGATGAATGTAATCGACTTGTTCTTTTTGTTTTAGGTTCGTGCCACACTGAGATACATTCAGGACAACCCGTTCCCGGCGGTGACCGTGTTCCGGAACAACAACCCGCACTACTTCCGCCGGGATGAAAACACAGGCTGCTGGTCTCCGGTGCGGTTTTAGGAAGAAATAGGAGCAAGCACACATTTGATTCCTTTTAGAAGATTTTTTACAACCCTCAAACAATATCTGTTCAGTGAATGATCTATTTAACGTCTGGTTGAGTTATTTAAGCTTAGTTTTCCTtctacttttttattgcaacgGTTGTTTTACATATATCTACTCCAGGAAGAGTTTCTCCACAATTGTCCACTTGACGTACTAATTTATACATATTTGTTAACCAAGTTAATTCAACACACACAGAACCGTTCTATACGCCGTGACGAATCTTAGAGAATATCGATTTCAGAGaacaagacaaaaaagacaaatttgatGAAGCTAATGCAGAAGGTTGTACAGAATTCGGTTTTATAGAGCTCGTTAAATTAAATTAGTCTGCCCAGCTAAAGTTGATTgtaataaaaatttgcaaaaaatgccaTAGTTGCGTctcaattgaaagaaaaaatccCTCCTTCATAACAGCTTTCAGAACAAGAATTCTACCGAAACCACCGCAAGAACTCGCTGGAACGAGTCGCCGACCTTGGCATTGCACTTTTACTGCAAAAAAGTCCAAAAAGTAGGCCATGGTAAGAATAAAGAGCATCATCCTCGTCCTCCTCCCCTTCGCGACCGGTTCGGGAATCGGACATTCACTTTCGGATTGTTTTGCTCGCACTGCGGTGAGTGTCTTTGTCCCAACGCGCGAGAATAACTGATCGGTTGGATGCTGTGGCGCTTTGCGGTAATTGCAAGAGATGAGGAAGTTTGCGCGGTTTTTCCACGTGGGTGATCGTGAGCTGTGAGAGGTAATAATTGTTATCGTAAGAAATGAGTTTTACGGTTCGCGATGGAATATTACTGTAACGTCATAGAAAgtgtattaaattttaattgtaaCATTTAAAAGTGTTTGATGGCGAGAGTCTATCTTACATTTATTTAAGTTATTTTatccaaaatattttatgacatccgatttttttataatccgtCATCAGTGATGACGTTGGTTCTGgggatgagattgggtcatacaaattcccgcatttttgtatgacccaatgttACCTCTGATGAAGGTtactcataaaaaaataaaaaatgatttgaaggcaagttttttttcagtgtgtgtCACGTCTCGTATCGATTAGGGTGAAACTTTCATCGTTTGTTTGTTAAAAACatcacaattgggtcctaaaatgaagcttagattgctgatattattgtttacagcgataaggcttatttttctgagtacaatgaccctttgtacgaccacaaagagttttaaaagaatttttaaatcaaatttaaaaaattaacctcacgatccttcttgacagaaaagctcctacttgacaactCGTtctaaggggaccatagttgatccatcgaaaaaatgttgtcttgtaattttttttttgcgttaaaatgaaaaaaaagtgtctagaaacggtttttgatcgtgttttttaccgttgtacataaaaaattactaGGACTTTAGTACCCGATTGCTCATATTTCCGTGAAACTAGATGAAATCCAATTGGTCAATATACTGTGATACTTCGGACAGTAAtgatttttggtacttttttttatttgggtgaaaatttatttcacagaaaaaatttacgaaaaaaaatcgtgacctttaatttgattttaaaagatCTCATTGAAGTGGCTTGTTttatctttcagtgtatttttccaGATCGcccctacaagtttgtctctgaccgTTTTTTGATAAGATGCAACGACTTCGaggtacagcaatatttaaattacgatataccaaattatttaaataacttacgcccttctcaaaccTTATTCTCGAGTGCAAAAAGTTAAATGTAGCAGAAAAATTcgtgatttccaaaaaaaatgtccacgtggtttgtggatggacCCTGTCTgataaaacaattcaaaaaacaaattttcattagAATATTTACTGATACCCTATTAATTTTAAGCTTCACTAAATCTGAAGAATTTGGTAAGGCAATCTTATTTTCGTTTAAAGATCATATTTGGATTGATCTTTCTTTTTAGTTTGAAACGTTTTGataatttgaatgaattttgaaaCGAACATTTCCACAATCAATTTACAGCACACAATAGTACAGTTGTACTAAAAATAAAGTCATTGAAATTTATTGCCGAATAACAAATATTATGTTAttactttttctaaaattaagcttttttAGTTGAACgaggttgaaatattttttctgaatcatTAGCAGAAATCAAAAAGATCTCAGCAGCTGGAGCTGGCAGTGAGGCATGGGGAATTcttcaccaactcacacgaaatcggaaaagttgCTCCGACCCCCTTCGATTTGCGCGAAACTACTTCCTTCCTCCATTTTttcgatatcttgtgacggaggggcggaacAATCGAAAAGACACgggaaatttatgtaaaattggatttgatggcgtactcagaattccgaaaaaaacgtatttttcatcgaaaagcaATAAAGGAatggtttcaaaaattttgaagttattcgTTTCTTGACTGTACAATTTTTTGAGACATGTCCTTTAAatggaaattttatgtacttttcgaatctgcaataacccagaagagtttttttttttcattaaaacaaaaattatcattttacaatttcgtgttttttgtaactttgcaggttgGTTGACATGTCTGCTTTTAGATATTTCGAgttagtttggattttttttcgttaaatatgtctacattataaaaaaaaataaaaaggggattgacaactgaaaaattaatcaattagTTTTGTTTGTACCAAATGATACCTCTTCGTACTTTGTTTTGAAAGATTACAACACAGAAACAACGATAAAATTTAGATTAACaataacttttcataaaaacttGTGTTCATTTCTTCTTCGGATATAAAAATTTATCGCGAAAATGATAGTTCGAAAcgatatttcataatttttttatctcAATACttgtataaaattttatatcaaGCAAATAAAGCAAATGCATCATTCCAAACATGCGCTTCAATTATGTTGACCAATTTGGGTCTTCCTGATAAGACGCAAAACCATGCTTACCTACCTAAGTAATTTAAGATTAAATTTTATtgggaaaacatatttttcagtcAAGATTTAAACGGctctcgttttttttatttattaatatcCGTTTCGATTACTTTATACTTTTTGAACAactgcatttatttttttaaagacctGGTAATTACATATTTGAATGACGAAAATAACTTTCATAGGGAAATTTTGCGATAAATTCAAAtaagtgggtaattctctaccaactcacacgaaatcgggaaaagttgccccgaaccctcttcgatttgcgtgaaactttgtcctaaggggtaacttttgtccctgatcacgaatccgaggtccgtttttttgatatctcgtgacggaggggcggtacgaccccttccatttttgaacatgcgaaaaaagaggtgtttttcaataatttgcaactgctgtgtgagttggcggagaattacccaagtaCTAAATATTCTAATAAAGTCCTAGAGCCTCATGTAAACTTGTATGTACAACGGTTAAAACACACTTAATCAAAGTTTCGTGCGTTCTACTTTCCAGTGCTTTTTGAAGATTCAAAGTATGTTAAAAATGGGTTTTCGGTAAATTTTTGGATCGAAGCCCGCCtagattttttattctttataaaCCTGTACGttctgattcattttggtgcaaaaaaatataaatttaattatttataggAATTTTTGTATGCTGATTTATTTGCCTTGTGAGTAAAATACGGATTCacttttacaaaacatttagTTGATTATCTTAGTCTAAACAACCCTGGTTTGTTTAGAAGAACAACTAACTATCACTTAATTAAGGTGGTTCCATGGTGTAATGGTTAGCACTCAGGACTCTGAATCCTGCGATCCGAGTTCAAATCTCGGTGGAACCTATTTTATGGTCAAATTTCTGCCAAGTAGCTTAGCTTTGTCGAGCTTACTATAGTTGAAAATGATTTCGACTTACATGTTTTTATGATATTAAGAGAACAATTAATTGAGTTATAAGatgtaaagtgatttttcttcagGCTTAAGAATGGCTTATTCCAATTATTAAAATGGACTACACAAACTAATATTTAAgtaattacaatttttgaaaatgaaaaatgaaatattaaaatataattgcgtcggccgggaatcgaacccggatcAACTGCTTGGAAGGCAACTATGCTGACCATTACACCACCGACGCCTAATACTCATTCTGAGCAATATTTCATTCATTATTTGTTTGAATAGCAatctgaaattgaaaattaatttgtaGTGGGAAGAATAAAATGACATAAattctcgattatccgaaattttcGGAATAAAAATTACGTTGGATAATCaatccaaattttgttttcgctCCGGCTAATATGACGCTTGGGCTAGTGTTGCGGAATTCGATTTTAGATCTCAATAATATGAATAACCGGATAACCGAGGCTTcagataattgggtcctaaaatgaagcttagattgctgatattattgttcacagcgataaagcttatttttctgagtacaatgaccctttgtacgaccataaagagctaaaaatggatttttaaatcaattttgaaaaattaacctcgcggtccttcttgacagaaaagctcctacttgacaggtcgttccaaggggaccatagttgatccattgaaaaaatgttgtcttgtcaaaaaaaaaaattgcattaaaatgaaaaaaagtgatcagaaatggtttttaatcgtgttttttaccgttgtacataaaaattggcatagggctttagtacccaattgagccTGTATTGTAATGGTATGATATGTTTACGTATGCAAAGGTTCTTTACTTCATTTAATAATGTCTAGACACTGAGCAAACTCGCGTTCTCCACCATTTAGTTGGATTATTTACCCCACACCTTTCTTTTTTAATCTCCCCCCAAGGTCGCTGCAGTTGCACGCACCGAAAACGGGCTGATCAATCATTACGGTATGTGAACCGTGACCCGCGGCTGTGCAGAATAAAACAGGTCCGTATGACGTTTCCGCAATCGATGCCCATTCCTTCGAGAAAAACCTTAAGAAACCTTAAGAAGCGCCACACTGTCAAGGGCGGTTCTGCAGTTAAACTTTACTTCTTCGATTTGTGTTGACCGACGACGCGCATCAACCGAAGCTCTTTTGATTAGCGAGCCCGTTAAGCACACGCTATTAACTGACTAGGGCAGTGCCATCAGGTCTAGTTTGGAGCGCGTTGTGGCCACCATCCACGGGGAGATGATGGCTTGATCGCGCAGGACATCACAGAGTAACAGacgcattaaaaaaaactaaatgaaaattattgttttaatggTCAAAAAAGGTTAAACTAACGTATATTTGTCTGTTTCAACCCGTTGACTTCATCGGTGTTAACGACTTTCGGAAGATCCAGTGGATTTTACCGCGTTACTAGTAGCAGGTCGATTGATTTCGGCAAATTGACTGTTTCGACCGCTGCGCGTTCGGTTGGTACTTGGTTTTAGCCTTTGACTGTTTAACAAGCAGCTGTTAATTGGTGTTTCTCAGAAGTTTCCTCTTCAATGCACGTTGACGATTGACGTTGTATGGAAAGAACTAGAAAAGTCTCAAAGTTTTAGCGATGTATGACGTAGGTTGGTATAGGTACCCACCTGCTACTAATTTGGTTAGCCTTGGCAGGCTCTTTTCGAAGCCAACGACTAATCCCACGTCCACGGTGGTGTGAAGGTGAAAGTGATTTGAGATACAGTCGGTTGTCCTTGTAAGGTTGTTGTCTGGATTTCAAGTGAACAATGTTACTTTTGGATGACTAATTTCTAtagaaaaacgtaccatgaaatttgaacactttgttcgtggttcccattttcatgaacgcttgtttacgattttgggaactcttttttccgtgtactgtTACATATTGAGTACAGTATATCATAGagctcgtgcataaaccacgtggcctttaaattttgaatttaaacgcCCCACCCCCCTTAAGTGGTTTTATCTTTatagaaaatttcaactttgtgTATG
Protein-coding sequences here:
- the LOC6049953 gene encoding protein N-terminal asparagine amidohydrolase isoform X2, which translates into the protein MVLVLNGVLQDECPMDTHSLFVQHPVYRETATQFLSIPTKTVGAPGLLYVCQRELAAVAPHDKNVNIIGSDDATTCVIVVVRHSGSGAVALAHLDGNGTDEAVSTMVARVQELAFGYPEGRIELQLIGGFKDTQGYAEDLFSNIMQSFHKHPLEIDLTQACVGELNTILRGDINWPIIYGIGVNVKTGEIFPATFPDKGPDLQLRMARHFTGGHQVLDVYDSTVGMLRIGPFNYDPLRGVDLWLSQSDEFILQHLSTSPDVEPPHFAMQVRATLRYIQDNPFPAVTVFRNNNPHYFRRDENTGCWSPVRF
- the LOC6049953 gene encoding protein N-terminal asparagine amidohydrolase isoform X1, encoding MVLVLNGVLQDECPMDTHSLFVQHPVYRETATQFLSIPTKTVGAPGLLYVCQRELAAVAPHDKNVNIIGSDDATTCVIVVVRHSGSGAVALAHLDGNGTDEAVSTMVARVQELAFGYPEGRIELQLIGGFKDTQGYAEDLFSNIMQSFHKHPLEIDLTQACVGELNTILRGDINWPIIYGIGVNVKTGEIFPATFPDKGPDLQLRMARHFTGGHQHRFQVLDVYDSTVGMLRIGPFNYDPLRGVDLWLSQSDEFILQHLSTSPDVEPPHFAMQVRATLRYIQDNPFPAVTVFRNNNPHYFRRDENTGCWSPVRF